One stretch of Amycolatopsis sp. NBC_00345 DNA includes these proteins:
- a CDS encoding thioester reductase domain-containing protein — MAEGGVDRRREGEQIERGGDPAARVAQLLAGLRQPGPAVVPAGVGRPDPEWTVASLASAIVATAVKLLPGKEIQADADLFDAGASSVNAVELVAALDRELNVRLELDDVFADARPRRLAQRWLDAAGTGPSPAAPAGTPSAAPAIAQDPATATDLDLIAADLSLADDLPWCDSPQRVAPRTVLLTGATGFLGSHLLLELLRRGDAHVVCVVRAADDEAAARRLGNALTGFDLPFSGEVRRRTTVLAGDLRQPRLGLPADVWDRLTRELDSVVNVAAAVDFLRGYPSLRQSNVVSVRTLAELAMTGRPKPLHHVSSLAVFNEPGIASMGEDDPLAHVTRLTAGYDKSKWAAEALLRRARERGLTATILRPGGIGGHTRTGAYNVRDLSSGLMAAFSRYHTIPAFRYSNVAPVDWVSLMAAAIVYEPDGWGQNHHLAGRPGSMAETVRDRELGGMNVEVLGWDDWRADFLARAEADPVPELDFLVRLMRSPTAVKLCEANLTAPAATGERAEAFAARHDLPAPVRYDAKQSLKCYERMVRDGLIKLPGRDDPPHLWFPETMKGRLGPVAEPAETPCALRLTLSIASMYQLVRNGKRTLDVQRGELKCAELHERPLTVESGEVWIRPDEGIPRQHGFEHPLLRYRLRLRDADGQEWWLDGLKTARARRDLWKQSRTMTVEIGRTDEPASFAGVVKVPSKSYLRDQVDGIQVDPRLSVQEQRTAKLAWLAWFVPEMGKGLAEPGFRVLADLMDLRRDAVDRQAGRDRAQDRKTIRKRMRSR; from the coding sequence ATGGCTGAAGGTGGCGTCGATCGCCGACGTGAAGGCGAGCAGATCGAACGCGGCGGCGACCCGGCCGCACGGGTGGCCCAGCTGCTGGCCGGACTCCGGCAACCCGGGCCCGCCGTTGTTCCCGCTGGAGTCGGCCGTCCTGATCCTGAGTGGACAGTGGCGAGCCTGGCCTCGGCCATCGTCGCGACCGCAGTAAAGTTGTTGCCGGGAAAGGAGATCCAGGCCGACGCCGACCTGTTCGACGCCGGTGCGTCGTCGGTCAACGCGGTCGAGCTGGTCGCGGCCCTCGACCGTGAACTGAACGTACGGCTCGAACTGGACGACGTCTTCGCGGACGCCCGGCCACGCCGGCTCGCGCAACGGTGGCTGGACGCCGCCGGGACTGGGCCGTCGCCAGCCGCGCCAGCAGGCACACCGTCAGCCGCCCCGGCAATCGCCCAGGACCCAGCGACCGCCACGGACCTGGACCTGATCGCGGCCGACCTCTCCCTCGCGGATGATCTGCCCTGGTGCGACTCGCCGCAGCGGGTCGCGCCCCGCACCGTCCTGCTGACCGGGGCCACCGGCTTCCTGGGCAGCCACCTGCTGCTCGAACTCCTGCGGCGAGGTGACGCCCATGTGGTATGCGTGGTGCGCGCGGCCGATGACGAAGCGGCGGCCCGGCGGCTCGGGAACGCGCTGACCGGGTTCGACCTGCCGTTCTCCGGGGAGGTCCGCCGCCGCACGACCGTGCTCGCCGGCGACCTGCGGCAGCCACGGCTCGGCCTGCCCGCCGACGTCTGGGACCGGCTCACGCGGGAGCTGGACTCGGTGGTCAACGTCGCCGCGGCGGTCGACTTCCTGCGCGGCTACCCGTCCCTGCGGCAGTCCAATGTGGTCTCGGTGCGCACGCTCGCCGAGCTGGCGATGACCGGGCGGCCCAAGCCGCTGCACCACGTCTCGTCCCTCGCGGTGTTCAACGAGCCCGGGATCGCCTCGATGGGCGAGGACGATCCGCTCGCCCACGTCACCCGGCTCACGGCCGGGTACGACAAGTCGAAGTGGGCCGCGGAGGCCCTGCTGCGGCGGGCCCGTGAACGCGGGCTGACCGCCACGATCCTGCGCCCCGGCGGCATCGGCGGGCACACCCGGACCGGCGCGTACAACGTGCGCGACCTCAGTTCCGGTTTGATGGCGGCCTTCTCCCGGTATCACACGATCCCGGCGTTCCGGTACTCCAACGTCGCCCCCGTGGACTGGGTGAGCCTGATGGCGGCGGCGATCGTTTACGAGCCCGACGGCTGGGGCCAGAACCACCATCTCGCCGGCCGGCCGGGCTCGATGGCGGAGACGGTCCGCGACCGGGAGCTCGGCGGCATGAACGTCGAAGTGCTGGGCTGGGACGACTGGCGGGCCGATTTCCTGGCCCGCGCCGAGGCCGATCCGGTGCCCGAGCTGGACTTCCTGGTCCGGCTGATGCGCAGCCCGACCGCGGTGAAGCTCTGCGAAGCCAATCTCACCGCCCCGGCCGCGACGGGCGAGCGCGCCGAGGCCTTCGCCGCACGGCACGACCTGCCGGCGCCCGTCCGGTACGACGCCAAGCAAAGCCTGAAGTGCTACGAACGGATGGTCCGCGACGGCCTGATCAAGCTGCCCGGCCGCGACGATCCGCCGCACCTGTGGTTCCCCGAGACGATGAAGGGCAGGCTCGGGCCGGTCGCCGAGCCGGCCGAGACGCCCTGCGCGCTGCGCCTGACGCTGTCGATCGCGAGCATGTACCAGCTGGTGCGCAACGGGAAACGCACTCTCGACGTGCAGCGGGGCGAGCTGAAGTGCGCCGAGCTGCACGAGCGGCCGTTGACCGTGGAGTCCGGCGAAGTGTGGATCCGCCCGGACGAGGGCATTCCCCGGCAGCACGGGTTCGAGCACCCGCTGCTGCGGTACCGGCTGCGGCTGCGTGACGCCGACGGGCAGGAGTGGTGGCTGGACGGCTTGAAGACCGCCCGGGCCCGGCGTGACCTGTGGAAGCAGTCCAGGACGATGACCGTCGAGATCGGCCGGACGGACGAGCCCGCGAGCTTCGCCGGTGTGGTGAAGGTGCCGTCCAAGAGCTACCTGCGTGACCAGGTCGACGGGATCCAGGTCGACCCCCGGCTGTCCGTGCAGGAGCAGCGCACCGCCAAGCTGGCCTGGCTGGCCTGGTTCGTCCCGGAGATGGGCAAGGGCCTCGCCGAGCCCGGGTTCCGGGTGCTGGCCGACCTGATGGACCTGCGCCGCGACGCCGTCGACCGGCAGGCCGGCCGCGACCGTGCGCAGGACCGCAAGACGATCAGGAAGAGGATGAGGTCGCGATGA
- a CDS encoding alpha/beta hydrolase, producing MTSRTPMPWLAAARFDGATVEPVPFTTSDGVELGLCRITRHSGRPAVLLVHGHTVSSEMFALPEIRNLVDVLLDAGYEPWLLDWRGSCGLPYNEGRERFTYDDVALYDIPEAVSCIRGRIGDRKLFAVAHCLGAMSLSMSMAAGLVPGLAGVVAHSVFLTPKLSWATRLRVHLGGELLRSWFTHVPVDIRKVGLRSKYTPLFALASRGADCPDPTCQMLHNSAWGTGVSLFEHDQLDRRTHDRLPELFGSMPTWVLPHLRRNELAHAALRWNTRDHRYDRLPENALDAADRIDAPVLLLSGSENKVWLDSNRLCHDVLARRQPQLDVRYAEIPGYGHMDAFLGRGAALDVFGRITGFLDEH from the coding sequence ATGACGTCCCGGACCCCGATGCCGTGGCTGGCCGCGGCCAGGTTCGACGGTGCCACGGTCGAACCGGTCCCGTTCACCACCTCGGACGGCGTCGAGCTGGGCCTGTGCCGGATCACGCGGCACAGCGGCCGGCCCGCCGTGCTGCTCGTCCACGGGCACACCGTGTCCAGCGAGATGTTCGCCCTGCCCGAGATCCGCAACCTGGTGGACGTGCTGCTCGACGCGGGCTACGAACCGTGGCTGCTGGACTGGCGGGGCAGCTGCGGGCTGCCGTACAACGAAGGCCGCGAGCGCTTCACCTACGACGACGTCGCGCTTTACGACATCCCCGAGGCGGTGTCGTGCATCCGCGGCCGGATCGGCGACCGGAAGCTGTTCGCCGTGGCCCATTGCCTCGGGGCGATGTCGCTGTCGATGTCCATGGCGGCGGGCCTGGTGCCGGGGCTGGCGGGCGTGGTGGCGCACTCGGTCTTCCTGACGCCCAAGCTGTCCTGGGCCACGCGGCTGCGGGTGCACCTCGGCGGTGAGCTGCTGCGCTCGTGGTTCACGCACGTGCCCGTGGACATCAGGAAAGTGGGGCTGCGGTCGAAGTACACCCCGCTCTTCGCGCTGGCCTCGCGGGGTGCGGACTGCCCGGACCCGACCTGCCAGATGCTGCACAACTCCGCGTGGGGCACCGGTGTTTCGCTGTTCGAGCACGACCAGCTCGACCGGCGCACCCACGACCGGCTGCCCGAGCTGTTCGGCTCCATGCCGACCTGGGTCCTGCCGCACCTGCGCCGCAACGAACTCGCGCACGCGGCGCTGCGGTGGAACACCCGTGACCATCGCTACGACCGGCTGCCCGAGAACGCCCTGGACGCCGCGGACCGCATCGACGCCCCCGTGCTGCTGCTTTCGGGCAGCGAGAACAAGGTCTGGCTGGACTCCAACCGCCTGTGCCACGACGTCCTGGCCCGGCGCCAGCCCCAGCTGGACGTCCGCTACGCCGAGATCCCCGGCTACGGCCACATGGACGCGTTCCTCGGGCGCGGTGCGGCGCTCGACGTGTTCGGCCGGATCACCGGCTTCCTCGACGAGCACTAG
- a CDS encoding DUF1062 domain-containing protein, translating to MTHNEIARRIATQWLVYPTGLPLIRRRCLRCPSAQYRAHGKFRVNANRKLLDVWLLALCAGCGETVKLTVLERVHVRAIDPATLTRFHDNDPELAANLLADPGLLRRNGVTVDWDGAWALRKPAVDLSEAEVIDTSVRFTRRIPIRLTTLLSVGLDASRSEVHRLIADGCLSSTHRLTGKSSGDFSFTLRTSVTGPGKPANPRCC from the coding sequence GTGACCCACAACGAAATAGCCCGACGAATCGCGACGCAGTGGCTGGTATACCCGACGGGCCTGCCCCTCATCCGCCGCCGCTGCCTGCGCTGTCCGTCGGCGCAGTACCGCGCGCACGGAAAGTTCCGCGTCAACGCGAACCGCAAACTCCTCGACGTCTGGCTCCTGGCGCTGTGCGCCGGATGCGGGGAGACCGTCAAACTGACGGTCCTGGAACGGGTCCACGTCCGGGCCATCGATCCGGCGACCCTGACCCGATTCCACGACAACGACCCCGAACTCGCGGCGAACCTGCTGGCGGATCCGGGATTACTGCGCCGAAACGGCGTCACTGTCGACTGGGATGGGGCGTGGGCGCTCCGGAAGCCGGCGGTCGATCTCTCGGAAGCCGAGGTGATCGACACCTCGGTCCGCTTCACTCGACGAATCCCGATCAGGCTGACAACACTGCTGTCGGTCGGGTTGGACGCGTCGCGCTCCGAAGTGCACCGGCTCATCGCCGACGGTTGCCTCTCGTCAACGCACCGCCTCACCGGGAAGTCGTCCGGAGACTTCAGCTTCACCCTCCGGACGTCGGTCACTGGCCCCGGGAAACCAGCAAACCCCAGGTGTTGTTGA
- a CDS encoding LysR family transcriptional regulator → MEARHLRYALALAEHQHFGRAAASLGIAQPPLSTQIAALEREVGERLFDRTARGVFPTAAGKAFLARAHSALAEMSLARVDAGRAARGETGRLRIGFLGSALLAPLPGVLGRFRRTHPEVRLTLQELDSSVASAALLAGELDVAVGRGRPRGAGAENLITVPIGADHLVAVVSMAHPFAGSPSVTVEQLAQEPLVVSADAAGSYLRPLFEADPAVLDGAALARDVHTIAGLAACCAGVGLGPDRMRLISRNDIWFCDVEPRFRLPDLQMSFRVNDSSPVLAAFLSVVRQNCAEVGTRLDDLLARHPAASEGRLGVS, encoded by the coding sequence GTGGAAGCTCGTCATCTTCGGTACGCACTGGCCCTCGCCGAGCATCAGCACTTCGGCCGCGCCGCCGCGTCGCTCGGCATCGCCCAGCCGCCGCTGTCGACCCAGATCGCCGCGCTCGAGCGGGAGGTCGGTGAGCGCCTGTTCGACCGCACGGCGCGCGGCGTTTTCCCCACCGCCGCGGGGAAGGCCTTCCTCGCCAGGGCGCACAGCGCGCTCGCCGAGATGAGCCTGGCCCGGGTCGACGCTGGACGCGCGGCGCGCGGGGAGACCGGGCGGCTCCGGATCGGGTTCCTCGGATCGGCGTTGCTCGCCCCGCTGCCGGGCGTGCTCGGCCGCTTCCGCCGGACCCATCCGGAGGTCCGGCTCACGCTGCAGGAACTGGACAGCTCCGTGGCGTCGGCCGCGCTGCTCGCCGGTGAGCTGGATGTCGCGGTGGGGCGAGGCCGCCCTCGCGGCGCCGGCGCGGAGAACCTGATCACCGTGCCCATCGGCGCGGACCATCTGGTGGCCGTGGTCTCCATGGCGCATCCCTTCGCCGGGAGCCCGTCCGTCACCGTCGAGCAGCTGGCCCAGGAGCCGCTCGTGGTCAGCGCGGACGCGGCCGGTTCCTACCTGCGACCGTTGTTCGAGGCGGATCCGGCCGTCCTCGACGGCGCCGCGCTGGCCCGTGACGTCCACACGATCGCCGGGCTCGCCGCGTGCTGCGCCGGGGTCGGGCTCGGGCCCGACCGGATGCGGCTCATCAGCCGTAACGACATCTGGTTCTGCGACGTGGAGCCCCGGTTCCGGCTGCCCGATCTGCAGATGTCGTTCCGGGTCAACGATTCTTCGCCGGTCCTCGCGGCCTTTCTCTCAGTGGTCAGGCAGAACTGCGCGGAGGTCGGCACCCGGCTCGACGACCTGCTCGCCCGGCACCCGGCGGCCTCCGAGGGGCGGCTGGGCGTGTCCTGA
- a CDS encoding alpha/beta fold hydrolase, whose translation MGNPAETVILLVHGAWHSALHWAPAQRFLARHGLAAVAVDLPGAGLDAPVPAGYLQAGQPGFTSEKSALHDVTMQDSTEVVLDALAGVRKRYRNVVLVAHSAGGSAVSAAAEQAPELVDQLVYLSAFVPAGRPRFADYIADKQNAGAVQVPPVADPAEIGAFRINPLSPDPAVTDVIRRAFLNDLPADSPESWRRLLHPDHPYSSFTTPVAVSPERWGRLPRSYVRLTEDLALPPATQDLMITEADQVTPDNPFRVFSLPGGHSPFVTRPSELATLFATIALQDGAR comes from the coding sequence GTGGGCAATCCCGCCGAAACCGTCATCCTGCTGGTGCACGGCGCCTGGCACTCCGCGCTGCACTGGGCGCCGGCGCAGCGTTTCCTCGCCCGCCACGGCCTGGCCGCCGTCGCCGTCGACCTGCCGGGAGCCGGGCTCGACGCCCCGGTCCCGGCCGGGTACCTGCAGGCCGGCCAGCCCGGGTTCACCAGCGAGAAGTCGGCACTGCACGACGTCACGATGCAGGACTCCACGGAGGTGGTGCTCGACGCGCTGGCCGGCGTCCGCAAGCGATACCGGAACGTGGTCCTGGTCGCGCACAGTGCCGGTGGCTCCGCGGTGTCGGCCGCCGCGGAACAGGCTCCGGAGCTCGTCGACCAGCTGGTGTACCTCTCCGCGTTCGTGCCCGCGGGCCGGCCCCGGTTCGCCGACTACATCGCCGACAAGCAGAACGCCGGCGCCGTCCAGGTGCCGCCGGTCGCGGATCCGGCGGAGATCGGCGCGTTCCGGATCAACCCGCTTTCGCCCGATCCGGCCGTGACCGACGTGATCCGCCGGGCCTTCCTCAACGACCTCCCCGCGGACAGCCCGGAGTCCTGGCGCCGATTGCTCCACCCGGACCACCCGTACTCGAGCTTCACCACGCCGGTGGCGGTCTCGCCCGAACGCTGGGGGCGGCTCCCGCGCTCCTACGTCCGGCTGACCGAGGATCTCGCCCTGCCGCCCGCGACCCAGGACCTGATGATCACCGAGGCCGACCAGGTCACGCCGGACAATCCGTTCCGCGTGTTTTCCCTGCCGGGCGGGCACTCGCCGTTCGTGACGCGTCCCTCGGAGCTGGCGACGCTGTTCGCCACCATCGCCCTGCAAGACGGCGCCCGGTGA
- a CDS encoding MFS transporter, with amino-acid sequence MTTFRAHRLLLPIILSGTFVQLFSVTVMQVAVVDVRRDLGAGAGESQLVLAGYTLTFACSLIVSARLGDRYGHRRMFVAGMAVFTAASIGAAAAPGPWVLIAGRLVQGFGSGLMAPQILSIIQSAVPPHRRPAALSAFGATMAAASLAGPVLGGVLIQLNPLGLGWRAAMLLTVPIGLAALALSPTLPSVHSEQKASRVDPVGAVLSLLGLALLIFPLATGRDAGWPPWTWVSLALAVVLLAGFAVSQRKVADPLVHPSTVANPVTRWGLGIVLVFNAGVPSFTLLLSMHLQGAEGWSPLQTGLGVTPYALGALAGSGIANSLGRRFGPWALAASALTLGFVSLVVPVTISGHGLLWVYWLALCLGGFGFGVFTASAFTQIIAGVHPEAATSVSGLLPTAQQLGGTLGVTLAGIAYAAPAANAGDALWHAMGYEAAAFALAAVCAVGLARHTRAAAADSSVPPGQWANGLACGDRPDRPGVGRQLGSRGRLPGDLGQ; translated from the coding sequence GTGACCACGTTTCGCGCACACAGGCTCCTCCTGCCGATCATCCTGTCCGGCACCTTCGTCCAGCTGTTCAGCGTGACGGTCATGCAGGTGGCCGTGGTCGACGTCCGCCGTGACCTCGGCGCCGGAGCGGGCGAAAGCCAGCTGGTCCTCGCCGGTTACACCCTCACCTTCGCCTGTTCGCTGATCGTGTCGGCCCGGCTGGGCGACCGGTACGGCCACCGGCGGATGTTCGTCGCCGGGATGGCGGTGTTCACCGCCGCCTCGATCGGAGCGGCCGCCGCGCCCGGCCCCTGGGTCCTGATCGCCGGCCGCCTGGTGCAGGGTTTCGGCAGCGGGCTCATGGCGCCGCAGATCCTGTCGATCATCCAATCGGCGGTGCCGCCGCACCGCCGGCCCGCCGCGTTGAGCGCTTTCGGCGCGACCATGGCGGCGGCCTCGCTCGCGGGCCCGGTGCTCGGCGGCGTGCTGATCCAGCTCAACCCCCTGGGCCTGGGCTGGCGAGCGGCGATGCTGCTGACGGTGCCCATCGGGCTCGCGGCCCTCGCGCTCTCGCCCACTCTGCCGTCCGTCCACAGTGAACAGAAGGCGAGCCGCGTCGATCCGGTCGGGGCGGTGCTGAGCCTGCTGGGCCTCGCGCTGCTGATCTTCCCGCTGGCGACGGGACGGGACGCGGGCTGGCCGCCGTGGACCTGGGTGAGCCTGGCGCTGGCCGTGGTGCTGCTGGCCGGTTTCGCGGTGTCCCAGCGGAAGGTGGCCGATCCGCTCGTGCATCCGTCCACAGTGGCCAATCCGGTGACGAGGTGGGGGCTCGGCATCGTCCTGGTCTTCAACGCGGGCGTGCCGTCCTTCACGCTGCTGCTGTCGATGCACCTGCAGGGCGCGGAAGGCTGGAGTCCACTTCAGACTGGACTCGGCGTCACCCCGTACGCACTGGGCGCGCTGGCCGGAAGCGGGATCGCGAACAGCCTGGGCCGGCGTTTCGGCCCTTGGGCTCTCGCCGCCTCCGCTCTGACGCTGGGATTCGTGTCGCTCGTCGTCCCGGTGACTATCAGCGGCCACGGTCTGCTGTGGGTGTACTGGCTCGCGCTGTGCCTCGGCGGCTTCGGTTTCGGGGTGTTCACCGCTTCGGCGTTCACGCAGATCATCGCCGGAGTCCACCCCGAAGCCGCCACCTCGGTCTCCGGCCTGCTCCCGACCGCCCAGCAACTGGGCGGAACCCTGGGCGTCACCCTCGCCGGCATCGCCTACGCCGCGCCCGCCGCGAACGCCGGAGACGCACTGTGGCACGCGATGGGCTACGAGGCCGCGGCGTTCGCGCTGGCCGCGGTCTGCGCGGTCGGGCTGGCCCGCCACACCCGGGCCGCTGCCGCCGACAGCTCCGTGCCGCCAGGACAATGGGCGAATGGACTCGCATGTGGAGATCGACCGGATCGACCCGGCGTCGGCCGACAGCTCGGTTCTCGAGGGCGTCTACCAGGTGATCTCGGCCAGTGA
- a CDS encoding GNAT family N-acetyltransferase → MDSHVEIDRIDPASADSSVLEGVYQVISASDQLDNPGAPATTFATAIGRLNDPQPNLGPVRRWVARRDGRVVGLAALYFPEAENSHLSLLQLTVHPDARRNHIGTAILRAITPEVRAHDRTVLECWNITKGSAGTSFATALGFEVVSTTVCQTLSIGDVDRSAWEVEPAAGYRLHTWHGAAPDELVASYAVARRAIADSPFGRSALRFPAWTVDRVRESEAESRRREIDHRVVAVVREDSDQVVTAVVNACMSR, encoded by the coding sequence ATGGACTCGCATGTGGAGATCGACCGGATCGACCCGGCGTCGGCCGACAGCTCGGTTCTCGAGGGCGTCTACCAGGTGATCTCGGCCAGTGACCAGCTCGACAACCCCGGTGCCCCGGCCACGACCTTCGCCACGGCCATCGGCCGGCTCAACGACCCGCAGCCGAACCTCGGCCCTGTCCGGCGCTGGGTGGCACGCCGGGACGGCCGCGTCGTCGGGCTCGCCGCCCTGTACTTTCCCGAGGCCGAAAACAGCCATCTCAGCCTGCTCCAGCTGACCGTCCATCCCGACGCCCGCCGCAACCACATCGGCACCGCCATCCTCCGCGCGATCACGCCGGAAGTGCGAGCGCACGACCGCACGGTTCTGGAGTGCTGGAACATCACCAAGGGCAGCGCCGGCACCTCCTTCGCCACGGCGCTCGGCTTCGAGGTGGTCAGCACGACGGTGTGCCAGACGCTGTCGATCGGCGACGTCGATCGCTCCGCGTGGGAGGTGGAGCCGGCGGCCGGATACCGGTTGCACACCTGGCACGGAGCCGCGCCGGACGAGCTGGTGGCCTCGTACGCCGTGGCACGGCGGGCGATCGCGGACAGCCCGTTCGGCCGATCGGCGCTCCGGTTCCCGGCGTGGACCGTCGACCGGGTCCGCGAGTCCGAGGCCGAATCCCGCCGGCGCGAGATCGACCACCGGGTGGTCGCGGTGGTGCGGGAGGATTCCGATCAGGTCGTGACGGCGGTAGTGAACGCCTGCATGTCAAGGTGA
- a CDS encoding ABC transporter permease: MTTHFHGDTTVLLGRSLKHVTRSVDTVITTAITPIAMMLMFVYVFGGAITTGADSYVNYMLPGILLITVASGIAYTALRLFTDMKSGIFERFQSMPIARSGVLWAHVLTSLAANLISLVIVVGVALLIGFRSGAGVAAWLAVAGVLILFTLALTWLAVIPGLSAKTVDGASAFSYPLIFLPFLSSAFVPTGTMPGPVRAFAEHQPVTSIVNAIRDLLTQQPVGTDIWIALAWCAGILVVAYLFATAVYRRRIS; encoded by the coding sequence ATGACCACGCATTTCCACGGCGACACCACCGTCCTGCTGGGACGATCGCTGAAGCACGTCACGCGCAGCGTGGACACCGTCATCACGACCGCGATCACGCCGATCGCCATGATGCTGATGTTCGTCTACGTGTTCGGCGGCGCGATCACCACCGGGGCGGATTCGTATGTGAACTACATGCTGCCCGGCATCCTGCTGATCACGGTCGCGTCGGGCATCGCCTACACCGCGCTCCGGCTCTTCACCGATATGAAAAGCGGTATCTTCGAACGGTTCCAGTCCATGCCGATCGCCCGGTCCGGCGTGCTGTGGGCGCACGTGCTGACCTCGCTGGCCGCCAACCTGATCTCGCTCGTGATCGTCGTGGGTGTCGCGCTGCTCATCGGCTTCCGCTCGGGCGCGGGAGTGGCGGCGTGGCTCGCGGTCGCCGGCGTCCTGATCCTGTTCACCCTGGCGCTGACGTGGCTCGCCGTCATCCCCGGCCTCTCCGCGAAAACCGTGGACGGCGCGAGCGCGTTCTCCTACCCGCTCATCTTCCTGCCGTTCCTCAGCTCGGCCTTCGTGCCCACCGGCACCATGCCCGGCCCGGTGCGCGCCTTCGCCGAACACCAGCCGGTGACCTCCATCGTCAACGCCATCCGCGACCTGCTCACCCAGCAACCGGTCGGCACCGACATCTGGATCGCCCTCGCCTGGTGTGCCGGCATCCTCGTCGTCGCGTACCTCTTCGCCACGGCCGTCTATCGCCGCAGGATCTCCTGA
- a CDS encoding ABC transporter ATP-binding protein gives MTADREGPAIQVRGLEKSYKDLKVLRGVDFDVARGSIFALLGSNGAGKTTVVRILSTLLKADTGTAGVHGFDVATQAADVRESISLTGQFAAVDEILSGRENLVLVARLRHLRNPGAIADDLLARFSLTGAAARKVAAYSGGMRRRLDIAMSLIGNPPVIFLDEPTTGLDPAARIEVWQSIRELAGRDTTVLLTTQYLDEAEQLADRIAILHEGRIIVDGTLGELKQLLPPAKVEYVEKQPTLEDVFLTLVGAGGNDRNAARTSGGQ, from the coding sequence ATGACAGCCGATCGGGAGGGCCCGGCGATCCAGGTGCGGGGCCTGGAGAAGTCGTACAAGGACCTGAAGGTGCTGCGCGGGGTGGACTTCGACGTGGCGCGAGGCAGCATTTTCGCGTTGCTCGGCTCGAACGGGGCGGGCAAGACCACGGTCGTGAGAATCCTGTCCACGCTGCTCAAGGCGGACACGGGGACGGCGGGCGTCCACGGTTTCGATGTCGCCACGCAGGCGGCGGACGTCCGGGAGTCCATCAGCCTCACCGGGCAGTTCGCCGCCGTCGACGAAATCCTCAGCGGGCGGGAGAACCTGGTACTGGTCGCGAGGCTGCGGCACCTCAGGAATCCGGGCGCGATCGCGGACGACCTGCTCGCGCGTTTCTCGCTGACCGGCGCGGCCGCGCGGAAGGTGGCGGCGTACTCGGGTGGCATGCGCCGCCGCCTCGACATCGCCATGAGCCTCATCGGGAATCCGCCGGTCATCTTCCTCGACGAGCCGACGACCGGGCTCGACCCCGCGGCCCGCATCGAGGTATGGCAGTCCATCAGGGAACTCGCGGGGCGCGACACGACGGTGCTGCTCACGACGCAGTATCTCGACGAGGCCGAACAACTCGCCGACCGGATCGCGATCCTGCACGAGGGCCGGATCATCGTGGACGGCACCCTCGGCGAGCTCAAGCAGCTACTCCCGCCCGCCAAGGTCGAGTACGTCGAGAAGCAGCCGACTCTCGAGGACGTCTTCCTCACGCTCGTCGGTGCCGGCGGCAACGACCGGAACGCGGCCCGGACCAGTGGGGGTCAATGA
- a CDS encoding DUF1048 domain-containing protein: MGIQDIIEGKKQWRAHVARVKALPPDYRIVYQEMQKYLFKVGPVDLSDGQLLSGIVDFFEEGVAAGKGVLELIGNDVAAFCDDLIKDSPTYADIYQESVTRKPGGAEK, encoded by the coding sequence ATGGGTATTCAGGACATCATCGAAGGCAAGAAGCAGTGGCGGGCGCACGTGGCGCGGGTCAAGGCGCTCCCGCCGGACTACCGGATCGTCTACCAGGAGATGCAGAAGTACCTTTTCAAGGTCGGGCCGGTCGACCTGTCCGACGGGCAGCTGCTCTCCGGGATCGTCGATTTCTTCGAGGAGGGCGTCGCGGCCGGAAAGGGAGTCCTGGAACTCATCGGGAACGACGTCGCCGCCTTCTGCGACGACCTGATCAAGGATTCGCCGACCTACGCGGACATCTATCAGGAGTCCGTCACCAGAAAACCCGGCGGGGCCGAGAAATGA
- a CDS encoding DUF1048 domain-containing protein: MNFWETITGSDLTREFKEFEARAGKLPADHRAAWEEIKGQLFPHGDFTGRNLMPILDGALGLLEETAADGQGIHEVLGDDIAGFCAALAGGEGARNYRDRWREQLNRNVARKLGRLGG; this comes from the coding sequence ATGAACTTCTGGGAGACCATCACCGGCAGCGATCTCACCAGGGAATTCAAGGAATTCGAAGCCCGGGCCGGGAAATTGCCGGCCGATCACCGGGCGGCGTGGGAAGAGATCAAGGGCCAGCTTTTCCCCCATGGGGACTTCACCGGTCGCAACCTGATGCCGATCCTCGACGGTGCGCTGGGGCTGCTCGAAGAGACAGCGGCCGACGGGCAGGGCATTCACGAGGTGCTGGGTGACGACATCGCGGGCTTCTGCGCGGCGCTGGCCGGCGGAGAAGGCGCCCGGAACTATCGCGACCGGTGGCGTGAGCAGTTGAACAGGAACGTCGCCCGGAAATTGGGCCGGTTAGGAGGCTGA
- a CDS encoding PadR family transcriptional regulator, whose protein sequence is MDDLTEMLKGTLEGCVLEIIGGEETYGYAITRRLNELGFADVVEGTVYTILLRLEKNGLLQVTKRPSGQGPPRKFYALNDAGRQELATFWVKWEYVTSRIDKLKEGGR, encoded by the coding sequence ATGGACGACCTGACGGAGATGTTGAAGGGCACGCTCGAGGGCTGCGTGCTGGAAATCATCGGCGGCGAGGAGACCTACGGGTACGCCATCACGCGCCGGCTGAACGAACTCGGCTTCGCCGACGTCGTCGAGGGGACGGTCTACACCATCCTGTTGCGACTGGAGAAGAACGGGCTCCTTCAGGTGACGAAACGACCGTCCGGTCAGGGCCCGCCGCGCAAGTTCTACGCGCTCAACGACGCGGGGCGCCAGGAACTGGCGACGTTCTGGGTGAAATGGGAATACGTCACATCGCGGATCGACAAGCTCAAGGAGGGCGGGAGATGA